Part of the Streptomyces sp. NBC_01353 genome, ACGAAGATGGGCTCCGCCTCCACCTCGACCTCGGGATAGCAGCGGGCGAGGTGGTCGCAGGCGACCCAGTGGGTGGTGGCCCGGTGGCCGTCGAGGAGCCCGGCCTCGGCGAGCAGCAGCGCACCCGTGCAGACGGAGACCAGGCGCTCGGCGTGCGGGGCGTTCTCGCGCAGCCAGTCGATCAGCCGGGGGTCGGCGTGGCGAGTGCCCTCGCCCCCGGGGACGACCAGCGTGTGCGGGCGGTCCGCGTCGGCGAGCGTCGTGTCCGGGAGCATCCGCAGGCCGCTCTGAGTACGGACCGGACCCCCGTCGAGCGAGGCGGTCCGGATCGGGTAGGCGGCGTCACCGCCGGCGGCGCGGCCGGCCCCGGCGAACACCTCCACCGGTCCGGTGACATCCAGGCTCTGCACATCGTCGAAGAGGACGACGAGCACGGGTCGCTTCGTCATGTGTTCCATCCTTGGCGGGGCACGGGATGTCCGCAATGACGAAGACCCCACCTTTCCTGCCATCCGCCGTGGGCGACGCCGACCGCGACCGCCCCGGACTTCCCGTCGTACCGACCAGTCGGTAACGTTCCGTCCATGACCTCTCTGCCGCCCCGTGCGGGCCGCCGCTGCCACCACATGCTGAACCCGATGCACTCCACGGTGTACTTCTCACCGGACCTGGACACCGAGTTCCGGGCCCTCGGCTTCGAGGACACGTCGGCCATGCGGCTCGCCTCGCGCAGCGCCGCGATGGGGGCCGTGGGCGCCGGAACCGTGGCCGCGGCCTTCTACAACTACAACGTCGAGCTGCTGGCCCGGCATCTGCCCGCCGTCTGGGACATCGCCTCGCCGACGGACGTGGTGGCCGCACGGCTGCGGGCCGTGGACACCACGATGCGCCGTCTCCTCGGCGAGGAGGCGGTCGCATCGGCCGAGATGGCGGAGGCCGCCGAGCTCGCCCTGCGCGCCACCGAGGCCTGCACCCGGCACGCCCGGCCGCTCTACTCGGCCCACGCCGACCTACCGGTCCCGGAGGAGGCCCACCTGCGCTACTGGTACGCCGCGACACTGCTGCGCGAGCACCGGGGCGACGGTCACCTCGCGGCCCTCCTGAGCGTGGGCCTCGACCCGCTGGAGGCGATGGTCAGCCACACCGCCACGGGCATGGGCATGAATCCGCGCTGGGCCCTGGGCGCCCGGGGCTGGCGGCGCGCCGACTGGGACGCCGCGGCCGCGCGGCTGCGGGAGCGCGGGCTGCTGGACGCGGACGGCGAGCTCACGCCCGAGGGCATGAGCCTGCGCGACGCGGTGGAGGAGCACACGGACCGCCTGGACTCCGCCCCGTACGAGCACCTGGGCGCGACCGGCGTCGAGCGCCTGACCGAGCTGGGCAAGGGATTCCGTGACGCGGCGTTCCTGGCGGGTGCCTTCCCCGCGGACCTCGGCGACAAGGGCTGACGGAACCACCGCGCGGGCGGGGCGGGTGCGGCGATCCGGTCGGCGACCCGGCACAATGCAGTCGCAAGCTTGAAGCGCGAGAAGGCGAGTCGGGACACCGTGACGACGTCCATCGAAGGCAGGATCGCCGAGGAACTCGGCGTACGCGAGCGACAGGTGAGGGCGGCCGTCGAGCTGCTCGACGGCGGGTCGACCGTGCCGTTCATCGCGCGCTACCGCAAGGAAGCGACGGAGATGCTCGACGACGCGCAGCTGCGCACGCTCGAGGAGCGGCTGCGTTATCTGCGGGAGCTGGAGGACCGGCGGACCGCCATCCTCGATTCCGTACGGGAGCAGGGCAAGCTGACGGCCGAGGTGGAGGCCCAGATCCGGGCCGCCGACACCAAGGCCCGTCTCGAGGACATCTACCTGCCCTTCAAGCCCAAGCGGCGCACGAAGGCGCAGATCGCCCGCGAGGCCGGTCTGGAGCCGCTGGCGGAGGGGCTCCTCACCGACCCGTCGGTGGAGCCGGCGGCCGCCGCCGCGGCCTTCGTCGACGCCGACAAGGGCGTCGCGGACCCGGCCGCCGCGCTGGAGGGCGCCCGCGCGATCCTCACCGAGAAGTTCTCCGAGGACGCCGACCTCATCGGCGAGCTGCGTGAGCGGATGTGGGGCCGGGGCCGGCTCGCCGCCAAGGTCCGGGAGGGCAAGGAGGAGGCGGGCGCGAAGTTCGCCGACTACTTCGACTTCGCCGAGCCGTTCACCGCGCTCCCCTCGCACCGGATCCTCGCGATGCTGCGCGGCGAGAAGGAGGACGTCCTCTCCCTGGAGCTGGAGCCGGAGGACCGCGAGGACGCTGCGGCGCCCGGCCCGTCCGCGTACGAAGGGATGGTCGCCTCCCGCTTCGGTGTGGCGGAGCGAGGGCGTCCGGGCGACAAGTGGCTTCTGGACACGGTCCGTTGGGCCTGGCGGACCCGGATCCTGGTCCACCTCGGGATCGATCTGCGGCTGCGGCTGCGGACGGCGGCGGAGGACGAGGCGGTACGGGTCTTCGCGGCGAACCTGCGTGACCTGCTGCTCGCCGCGCCGGCGGGCACGCGGGCGACGCTGGGGCTCGACCCCGGCTTCCGTACGGGCGTGAAGGTCGCCGTGGTCGACGCGACGGGCAAGGTCGTGGCCACCGACACGATCTACCCGCACGTCCCCGCGAACAAGTGGGACGAGTCACTGGCGAAGCTGGCGCGGCTCGCGAAGGAGCACGCGGTCGAACTCGTCGCCATCGGCAACGGCACGGCCTCCCGCGAGACGGACAAGCTCGCGGCCGAACTCATCGCCAAGCACCCGGAGTTGAAGCTCACCAAGGTCATGGTGTCCGAGGCCGGCGCCTCGGTGTACTCGGCCTCCGCGTTCGCTTCGCAGGAACTGCCGGAGCTGGACGTGTCGTTGCGCGGCGCCGTCTCGATCGCACGGCGGCTCCAGGACCCGCTGGCCGAGCTGGTGAAGATCGACCCGAAGTCGATCGGCGTCGGGCAGTACCAGCACGACCTGTCCGAGGTGAAGCTCTCGCGTTCGCTGGACACGGTGGTCGAGGACTGTGTGAACGGCGTCGGTGTCGACGTCAACACCGCGTCCGCGCCGCTGCTTTCGCGGGTGTCGGGGATCGGCGCCGGCCTCGCCGAGAACATCGTGGCGCATCGCGACGCCAACGGTCCGTTCCGGTCGCGGAGGGCGCTGAAGGACGTGGCGCGGCTCGGACCGAAGGCGTATGAGCAGTGCGCGGGCTTCCTGCGGATCCGGGGCGGCGACGACCCGCTGGACGGGTCCTCGGTGCACCCGGAGGCGTACCCGGTGGTGCGGCGGATGGTGAAGACGACGGGCGGCGAGGTCGCGTCGCTGATCGGCAACACGGGTGTGCTGCGGTCGCTGCGGGCGGACGACTTCGTCGACGAGACGTTCGGTCTCCCGACGGTCACCGACATCCTGCGCGAGCTGGAGAAGCCGGGGCGGGACCCGCGGCCGGCGTTCAAGACGGCTACGTTCAAGGAGGGCGTCGAGAAGCTCGGCGACCTGGCGTCGGGGATGGTCCTGGAGGGCGTGGTCACGAACGTCGCGGCGTTCGGGGCGTTCGTGGACATCGGTGTGCACCAGGACGGCCTGGTGCACGTGTCTGCGATGTCGAAGACGTTCGTGAAGGACCCGCGGGACGTGGTGAAGCCGGGTGACGTCGTCCGGGTGAAGGTCCTTGACGTCGACATCCCGCGCAAGCGGATCTCGCTGACGCTGCGGCTCGACGACGAGGCGACGGCGGAGGCGACGGCGGGCGGGGATGCCCCGAAGCGGGAGCGGAACGAGCGTGGCGGGCGCGGTGAGCGTGGCGGGCGCGGTGAGCGCGCCGAGCGTGGCGGCCGCCCGCCGCAGCAGCGCCGCGGCCAGCCCCAGGGCGCGGCCCCGGCCGCCCCTGCGAACAGCGCGATGGCGGACGCTCTGCGCAAGGCGGGGCTGCTGAACGAGGGCGGCGGCGGGAAGCGGCGCGGCCGCTGACACACGGACGGGGCCCGGCCGGAAGGCCGGGCCCCGTCGCGTGTCACGGCTTCGTCCATCGGCGACCCCGGCCGGGGCGTACGCAACGGGGACAGCCCACGCCCCGGCTCGATCTTGCGGCGGCGGGCTGCAGTACTAGGCGTTCGGCAGGAACCGAAGCGCCCATTCCGCGCGGTTCGCCACCGTCAGGTCGTCGTCCTCCGTCAAGGGCTGCAGCAACGCGCGGGAGCGGGTCGGTTCGGACTGGACCAGGTCGACGATCTCGGTCGCCAGGGCGTCCTGGTCGTCGCCGAGGTCGACGGACGAGGCGCGCAGGAGCGCCGGGAGGGCGTCCGGGCCGCCGATCGCGGCGAGGACGCCGCCGAGCAGCTCGCGGGCGTAGGCGTTCCGCTCGACGAGGGCGCGGTCCAGTTCGGACTGGAGTCGCGGCAGGAGCGCGGCGTCGCCCGAGGCGGCGATCTCGTCCGCCAGGTCGATCGTCTCGTCGACGTCGGCGTCGAGGTCGTCCAGCATCTCGGTGAGCCGGGTCAGCAGGTCGGTCATGATGCCTCCAGGAATGCGCCGTCCGTCAGGACGGGGACGGTCTCCGAGGTGTCGACCTCGGCGGCCACCGCCACATCCTGCGGATAGCCGTACTCGTACAGTTCACGCCCCGAATCGCAGCGGTGCAGCTCCGCCACGGGGTCCTCCGTCGCCTCCCACAGCGTGGCCGCCGCCCGCGCCTCGGGCGTCAGGTCGTACGGGCCCAGGGCGCGCAGCGCCGACAGCACGGCGCCGACGCCCAGCAGGTCCTCCAGGGCGGGGCGCAGGGAGCCGTCCGGCCAGCGTTCGCCCGAGGCGATGACGGTGAGAGGCAGGGACTCGGAGCCGTATCCCCGGTCCGCGAGCCAACGGGCGACGGCCGTGCGATTGCGCAGCGAGGCCGCGACGACCGGCAGCCCGCCGTCCCCCGGAGCTCCGCCCGGGGGTACCCCCGTCTCGCCTCCCTGCGCCGCGATCGTGGAGCCGTTCGGGGAGGGCAGGACCAGACGCTCGGTCGGCGGGGCGGTCCGCAGGGCCGCCGGGGAGAGCGACCACGGCGATTCGGGCGACACCTCGCTGCGGCCGACCGCGAGCGCGGCGTCCAGCTTCGCCGCATACCCCACGGCCGTCTCGTCCCTCCAGCGGTACGGGTACACCGCCGCGCCGGACTCCACGGCGACGCCGACCGCCGTCGTGAAGGAGAGGACGTCGACGACGACCAGGCACGCGGCGTCCCGGGCGAGGACGGCCGCCTCCGTCGGGCCCCAGCCGAAGGTGACACCCATCAGAGCTCGGTCACCTTGCCGTCCGCGACCTCGATGCGACGCGTCGTGCGCACCGCGTCGAGCATCCGCCGGTCGTGGGTGACCAGGAGCAGCGTGCCGGTGTACGAGTCGAGGGCGGACTCCAGCTGCTCGATGGCCGGCAGGTCCAGGTGGTTGGTCGGCTCGTCGAGCACCAGCAGGTTCACCCCACGGCCCTGGAGCAGGGCCAGCGCGGCGCGGGTGCGCTCGCCCGGGGAGAGCGTGGTGGCCGGGCGCAGGACGTGCTCGGCCTTGAGACCGAACTTCGCGAGCAGCGTCCGTACCTCGGCGGGCTCGGTCTCGGGAACCGCCGCGCAGAACGCGTCGAGCAGCGACTCGGAGCCGTGGAAGAGCTTCCGCGCCTGGTCGACCTCGCCGACGACGACGCCCGAGCCGAGGACCGCGTCCCCCGCGTCGAGCGGGAGCCGGCCGAGGAGCGCGGCGAGCAGCGTCGACTTGCCGGCTCCGTTCGCGCCGGTGATGGCGACGCGGTCGGCCCAGTCGATCTGGAGGGTGGCCGGCCCGAAGCTGAAGTCGCCGCGCCGGACCTCGGCCTCGCGCAGGGTCGCGACGACCGAGCCGGAGCGCGGCGCGGCGGCGATCTCCATCCGCAGCTCCCACTCCTTGCGGGGCTCCTCGACGGCGTCGAGCCGTTCGATCATCCGCTGCGTCTGCCGGGCCTTCGCGGCCTGCTTCTCGCTGGCCTCGCTGCGGGCGTTGCGGCCGAGCTTGTCGCCGTCGGTGGCCTTCCGGCGGGCGTTCTTGACGCCCTTGTCCATCCAGGACCGCTGCATGTGGCCGCGTGCTTCGAGGGCGGCCTTCCTGCCCGCGTACTCCTCGAAGTCCTCGCGGGCGTGCCGCCGGGCGGTGTCCCGCTCGTCCAGGTACGCCTCGTAGCCACCCCCGTAGAGCGTGATCTGCTGCTGGGCGAGGTCGAGCTCGAGGACCTTGGTCACCGTACGGGTGAGGAACTCGCGGTCGTGGCTGATGACGACCGTGCCGGCGCGCAGCCCCTGCACGAAGGCCTCGAGCCGCTCCAGACCGTCCAGGTCGAGGTCGTTGGTGGGCTCGTCGAGCAGGAAGACGTCGTAGCGGGAGAGGAGGAGGGAGGCGAGGCCCGCGCGGGCGGCCTGGCCGCCGGATAGGGAGGTCATCGGCTGGTCGAGGCCGACGGTCAGGCCGAGCGAGTCGGCGACCTCCTCGGCCCGCTCGTCCAGGTCGGCGCCGCCGAGGTCGAGCCAGCGCTCCAGGCTGACGGCGTACGCGTCGTCGGCGCCGGGTGTCCCGCCGACCAGGCCCTGGGTGGCCTCGTCCATCGCGACCTGCGCCGCGGCCACGCCCGTGCGGCGGGCCAGGAACTCGCGTACCGTCTCGCCCTCGCGCCGCTCCGGCTCCTGCGGGAGGTGGCCGACGGTGGCGGTGGGCGGGGAGAGCTTCAGCTCACCGTCCTCGGGGGTGTCGAGCCCGGCGAGCAGCCGCAGCAGGGTCGACTTGCCGGCGCCGTTGACGCCGACGAGGCCGATGACATCGCCGGGGGCGACGACGAGGTCGAGGCCGGCGAAGAGGGAGCGTTCGCCGTGGCCGGCGGCGAGGTCCTTGGCGACGAGGGTTGCAGTCATCAGGGGATGAATCCTAGGTCAGGCCCGCCGGTGGGTCCGTATGCGCCCGGTGCCCGGCCGATCGGCGGACGACCGGGACCACGAGCTCGCTGCCGGTGGTGCGTGCCACCACGAAGGACGCCCCCTTGACCGCCTTGGCGTCGAGCGGGATCCGGTGGGTGCCGGGCTCGAGCACGTCGTCGAGCAGCAGTTTCTCGTGGGTGCGGTAGAGGCGGTCGAGGCGGTAGGCGACCAGTTGGACGCCGACCGCGGAGCTGACCTCGACGGTGGCCTCGGCCACCGTGGCGGCCAGCGCGGTGACGCGCCGCCGCTCCGGTGGGGTCGGGTCGAGGGCGGTGACGATCTGGGCGACGAGGACGGGAATGACCGGGGCGAGCCCGTCGACGTACGCCACGTCGGCTCCGGCGCGCCGGAAGCAGTGGCGGACCCGGGCCCGTACCTCGCCGGTGACGGCTCGGCCGAAGGCGACGGCGCCGTAGCCGCGCAGCTCGTCGTCGGTGACCCCGTCGGTGTCCTGGACGATGTCGGCGCCGATACCGATGGTGCGCAGGGCGGCGGCGAGCTTACCGAGGACGGCCGCGCGGGCGCCGATGAGCAGGACACGGCGGTGGGAGGGCGTCGCCGTCTCGTCCTCGCCGTCCCGCAGCAGTCGCTCCAGCTCGGCGCGGTACCGGTCGCCGCGGAAGCGGTACGGGCCGATCCCCCGGTAGCCGTTGAAGTCGAGGTCGGCGGTGTCGTCGGTCTGCCAGGCGAAGTCGCGCCACACGATGTCCTCGCCGTCGCGCTCGATGACGGCGGTGACCGCCCCGCATCCGAGGTCGTCGCACTCGGGGCAGCCGTAGATCAGGTGGCGACCGCCCTCCAGCGGCGCCGCGGCCTCGAGGAGGAGCCCTCGGACGCTCTCGGTCAGGATCGCGGGCGGGATGTCGGCGGCGAGGGGCGAGACGGCGTCGAGGTCGGCGAGGCGGAAGAGCAGCGGCCGCCCGTCGACGACGAAGTCCAGGAAGTCCCGGTGCGTGCGGTGGCTGCCACTCGGGGAGACGGCTCCGGTGCGTATCGCGGGGGCGAGGGCGAAGGTCGCGTACTCGGCAGACATGTTGGGAAGTATTCCCCGGCGCCGGGCAATCCGTGCATGGTCCGTGCGGGCGTGACCTGTCGGTGTGTGGTCGGTCCGCTGGTGGCCCGGGTACGTTCCGCTCATGAGCGAACAGGTGATCGTGGTCGGCGGCGGGGTCATCGGTCTGACGACGGCCCTGACTCTGGTGGAGCGCGGGCTTCGGGTGCGGGTGTGGTCGCGGGACGCGGTGGCGGAGACGACCTCCGCGGTGGCGGGGGCGCTGTGGTGGCCGTACCGGATCGAGCCGGAGGCGGAGGCCGGCGCCTGGGCGCTCGACTCGCTGCGGGTGTACGAGAAGCTGGCGGACGATCCGGTACGCACGGGCGTCCGGCTGGTGCCCGGCGTCCACGCGGACACGGTCCTCGGGGAGCTGGGCGACTGGGCGCGGGAGGTCTCCGGGCTGCGGCAGTTGGCGGCCGGGGAGGTGCCGGGGCCGTACGAGGTGGGACTGGCGGCGCGGCTGCCGCTGATCGACATGCCGGTCCATCTGGAGTGGCTGCGGGCCCGGTTCGAGGCGGCGGGCGGGGTGGTGGAGCGACGGGCGACGACCGGGTTCGCGGAGGCGGCCGAGCGGGCGCGTGTGGTGATCGACTGCGCGGGGCTCGGGGCTCGGGAGCTCGTACCGGACGCCCGACTGAGGCCGGTGCGAGGGCAGTTGGTGCTGGTGGAGAATCCGGGGATCGAGGAGTGGTTCACCGCGGCCGACTCGGCGTCGAGCGAGACGGCGTACTTCTTCCCGCAGCCGGGGCGGCTCATCCTGGGTGGGACCGCGCAGGAGGGTGACGAACGGCTCACGGCGGATCCGGCGACGGCGGCGGAGATCGTGGCGCGGTGCGCGCGGGTACGGCCCGAGATCGCTGGCGCCCGGGTGCTCGGGCACCGGGTGGGGCTGCGGCCCGCCCGTTCGGGCGGGGTACGGATCGCGGTGGAGCCGCTTCCGGGCGGCGGGCGCCTCGTCCACAACTACGGGCACGGGGGCGCGGGGGTGACGGTCGCCTGGGGCTGCGCCCGCAGGGCGGCGGATCTGGCCGCCGGCTGACGGCCGAAAAGCCGAGGCTCCGGCTCGATCGGGAGATCGAGCCGGAGCCGGGCCTGTGGGGGGTTAGTTCCAGGGCTTGGGGTTGTTGTTCTCCGCGTCGATGCAGCTCTGGGCCCGGCGGTCCAGGGCGTCGGCCTG contains:
- a CDS encoding Tex family protein produces the protein MTTSIEGRIAEELGVRERQVRAAVELLDGGSTVPFIARYRKEATEMLDDAQLRTLEERLRYLRELEDRRTAILDSVREQGKLTAEVEAQIRAADTKARLEDIYLPFKPKRRTKAQIAREAGLEPLAEGLLTDPSVEPAAAAAAFVDADKGVADPAAALEGARAILTEKFSEDADLIGELRERMWGRGRLAAKVREGKEEAGAKFADYFDFAEPFTALPSHRILAMLRGEKEDVLSLELEPEDREDAAAPGPSAYEGMVASRFGVAERGRPGDKWLLDTVRWAWRTRILVHLGIDLRLRLRTAAEDEAVRVFAANLRDLLLAAPAGTRATLGLDPGFRTGVKVAVVDATGKVVATDTIYPHVPANKWDESLAKLARLAKEHAVELVAIGNGTASRETDKLAAELIAKHPELKLTKVMVSEAGASVYSASAFASQELPELDVSLRGAVSIARRLQDPLAELVKIDPKSIGVGQYQHDLSEVKLSRSLDTVVEDCVNGVGVDVNTASAPLLSRVSGIGAGLAENIVAHRDANGPFRSRRALKDVARLGPKAYEQCAGFLRIRGGDDPLDGSSVHPEAYPVVRRMVKTTGGEVASLIGNTGVLRSLRADDFVDETFGLPTVTDILRELEKPGRDPRPAFKTATFKEGVEKLGDLASGMVLEGVVTNVAAFGAFVDIGVHQDGLVHVSAMSKTFVKDPRDVVKPGDVVRVKVLDVDIPRKRISLTLRLDDEATAEATAGGDAPKRERNERGGRGERGGRGERAERGGRPPQQRRGQPQGAAPAAPANSAMADALRKAGLLNEGGGGKRRGR
- a CDS encoding 2-phosphosulfolactate phosphatase, with the translated sequence MGVTFGWGPTEAAVLARDAACLVVVDVLSFTTAVGVAVESGAAVYPYRWRDETAVGYAAKLDAALAVGRSEVSPESPWSLSPAALRTAPPTERLVLPSPNGSTIAAQGGETGVPPGGAPGDGGLPVVAASLRNRTAVARWLADRGYGSESLPLTVIASGERWPDGSLRPALEDLLGVGAVLSALRALGPYDLTPEARAAATLWEATEDPVAELHRCDSGRELYEYGYPQDVAVAAEVDTSETVPVLTDGAFLEAS
- a CDS encoding ABC-F family ATP-binding cassette domain-containing protein, translated to MTATLVAKDLAAGHGERSLFAGLDLVVAPGDVIGLVGVNGAGKSTLLRLLAGLDTPEDGELKLSPPTATVGHLPQEPERREGETVREFLARRTGVAAAQVAMDEATQGLVGGTPGADDAYAVSLERWLDLGGADLDERAEEVADSLGLTVGLDQPMTSLSGGQAARAGLASLLLSRYDVFLLDEPTNDLDLDGLERLEAFVQGLRAGTVVISHDREFLTRTVTKVLELDLAQQQITLYGGGYEAYLDERDTARRHAREDFEEYAGRKAALEARGHMQRSWMDKGVKNARRKATDGDKLGRNARSEASEKQAAKARQTQRMIERLDAVEEPRKEWELRMEIAAAPRSGSVVATLREAEVRRGDFSFGPATLQIDWADRVAITGANGAGKSTLLAALLGRLPLDAGDAVLGSGVVVGEVDQARKLFHGSESLLDAFCAAVPETEPAEVRTLLAKFGLKAEHVLRPATTLSPGERTRAALALLQGRGVNLLVLDEPTNHLDLPAIEQLESALDSYTGTLLLVTHDRRMLDAVRTTRRIEVADGKVTEL
- a CDS encoding oxidoreductase; protein product: MSAEYATFALAPAIRTGAVSPSGSHRTHRDFLDFVVDGRPLLFRLADLDAVSPLAADIPPAILTESVRGLLLEAAAPLEGGRHLIYGCPECDDLGCGAVTAVIERDGEDIVWRDFAWQTDDTADLDFNGYRGIGPYRFRGDRYRAELERLLRDGEDETATPSHRRVLLIGARAAVLGKLAAALRTIGIGADIVQDTDGVTDDELRGYGAVAFGRAVTGEVRARVRHCFRRAGADVAYVDGLAPVIPVLVAQIVTALDPTPPERRRVTALAATVAEATVEVSSAVGVQLVAYRLDRLYRTHEKLLLDDVLEPGTHRIPLDAKAVKGASFVVARTTGSELVVPVVRRSAGHRAHTDPPAGLT
- a CDS encoding FAD-dependent oxidoreductase translates to MSEQVIVVGGGVIGLTTALTLVERGLRVRVWSRDAVAETTSAVAGALWWPYRIEPEAEAGAWALDSLRVYEKLADDPVRTGVRLVPGVHADTVLGELGDWAREVSGLRQLAAGEVPGPYEVGLAARLPLIDMPVHLEWLRARFEAAGGVVERRATTGFAEAAERARVVIDCAGLGARELVPDARLRPVRGQLVLVENPGIEEWFTAADSASSETAYFFPQPGRLILGGTAQEGDERLTADPATAAEIVARCARVRPEIAGARVLGHRVGLRPARSGGVRIAVEPLPGGGRLVHNYGHGGAGVTVAWGCARRAADLAAG